CTTTTCTGCTCTAATAACCGTCGTGGCTATGTCCTCGAGGAGTTTTAGTGAGAGTTCTTTATCGCCCGAGAGCACGTCCCTTTTCAGGAAGTATATCCCGAGCCGGTTGGGCATTCCTACGTAACTGGCCAGGTAACTGACTATTGTCTGGACTCCCCTGATAGTGAGGTCAGAAATTGCAAACAGCTTCTCAAGACCAACGATTATAGCCAGAACTTTTCCGCTTGGGTTCTCTATTGGGGGCTGATAAGCCTCCCTGAATTTTCTCACAAGAACTGTTGGCTCTGATGTGTTCTCTATGTGGGCTATGATCTTTCCACGCTTTCTTAAACCGCCTATCTTTATGACCTCCAGTTCGGACAGTTTTTCCGTTTCAATGCCCATAAGCTTCATCTTGGAGACCATTGCCGGATAAGAGTCAAGCACGTCCACGATGATCGTTCGGAACCCCTTCTTCTCCGCCCAATCGAGAAGCTGGTAGAAGCCAAATGTCATGTCTCCTTCTCCCACCCTCTCAAAAAGAACGGTCTCTCCCATCTTTATGGATTCCCAAATCTCGAACATAACTGAGTCCCTCAAACCCATTCTGCATCACCATGCAGGTGTGTTCCTTGAACTACATTATACTACCTTTGTTCGCGATGTTTAAATCCCTTACGTTTTGATTGTTTTTAAAATGAGTTTAGAAGGGCGATAGTAAAGCTAGGGCTTTATCTTAAAATCAACCGGCTTTTCCAATCTCCAGAACCTGCAGAAGGAGCAGACCTCGCCGCTCGACGGCATTCCGCAGACTTTGCACTCCTTCAGCTCTGCCTCCTCCAGCTCGGCCTCGAACAGGTGCTTCTTTCTCAGGTAGCCCTTGACGAAGTTGATCTTCGTTCCCGGCCTCTTCTCCTCCATTTCGTTTAGAATCGCCTTCCATTCGAGCGTCGTCGCTCCCCTCGCGTGGGGGCACTCGTCTATCTCGTACTCTATGCCGTTGGCTAAGGCGTAGGCAACGACCTCCCTCTCGGTGACCTCGTAGAGGGGCTTGACCTTCTTCACCAGCTTGCCGCTGAGGGCCGAAGGTGTCACCGGCCCCTGCTTCGCCAGGTACTGCGTGTTCCAGTTCATTATGTTGTTGAAGATGAAGCTGGCCTCGTCGTCGAGGTTGTGGCCGGTGGCAACGACGTCAAAGCCGTTGTCGTAGGCGAACTTGTTGAAGATGTAGCGCTTGGTCAGGCCACAGTAGGAACAGGTTGGCCTCCTCGTCCTTACCTCGCCGATTCCTGCCCCCAGAAGCTCCCTCACGCGGACGATGTGGAGTGGGGCACCTATCATCTCGCACTGCTTTTTGGCATAGCGCTCGCCCTTCTCGCTGTACTCGCCTATTCCGAGGTTTATGTGGAGGCATTCAATGTTGTAGCCGAACTTCTTGAGGACGTAGGCCGTAACTGCCGAGTCCTTTCCGCCCGAGACGACTACGAGTATCTTGTCGTCCGGCTTGAACATTTTATAGCGCTCTATTGTCCTCTTCACCTTTCTCTCAAAGTATTCAGTAAAGTGCTCCTCGCAGAGGTACATTTTTGGATAATGGAGCTTTATGAATGCTAGCTTGTCGCAGAACTTGCACTTCATCGGCATTTTCTCACCGGAAATAGAAGGGGAGAGTGGGTTAAAAAGCTAATCTTCTAAGGACTCTATGGCGTGCCTCCAGTTCCCGGGCTTCCTGAACTCCCTCTCCGTGTAAAGGCCTTCCTTCTTCAGTATCCCGCGAGCCGCGAGGATTCCAGTCGCGGCCGCGTTAACTATGTCCCTGCTCAACCCAGCACCGTCTCCGGCCGCGAAAATTCCCTCTATGCTCGTCTCGAGGTTCTCATTGACCTCCGCCCGCATCGCGTAGTACTTTATCTCAGGAGCGTAGAGCAGTGTGTGGTCGCTTGCAACTCCTGGGAGAACGCGGTCGAGCTTCTCTAAACCTTCTATGATGTTGGTGACGACCCTATGGGGCAGGGCCATAGCTATGTCCCCCGGCGTGACGTGCTTCAGCGTGGGCTCGACGTCGCTCCTCCTTATCCTCGCCCACGTGCTCCTCCTTCCACGCCTCAAATCCCCGAGCCTCTGGATTATAGGCCTCCCGCCGCCGATGGTCGTTGCCAGTTGCGCTATGCTCCTCCCGTATGCTGTGGTGTCCTCCACCGGCTCGGTCAGCTCTATCCTGCTCAGGAAGGCGAAGTTCGTGTTGTTGCTCTTCTTCCCGTGCATGGAATGGCCGTTTACCCCAACGTAGCCGTCGTAGCGCTCCTCAACGACGAAACCGTTGGGGTTGGTGCAGAAGGTCCTGACAAAATCGTCGTAGGTGTCGGTGTAGATGTGGAACTTGGGATCGTGGTTTATGCTTGTTATCGGCTCCATCACTATGGCCGGAACCTCGACGCGGACGCCGACGTCAATAGGCCCGTGCCTCGCCTTCAGGCCGATCTTTTGGGCAACGTCGTGGAACCACTCCGCTCCACCCCTTCCGGGCGCGACGATTATGTATTTCGCTTTGATCTCGAAGACGTCCTTTCCGCGCTTAACTTTAACCCATCCCCGACCGAACTCCAAGGCTTTAGTCCAGAGAAGGAACTTCACTCCCTTGCTTTCGAGGTGCCTCTTGATGTTGCCTATGACTTCGGGCGTCCTGTCCGAGCCGATGTGCCTCTGAATTATCGGGATGAACTTTACCCCTGCCTGTGCCGCCTTCTGCTCCCAGTAGCGAACCTGCTCAGAGTCTCCCTTGAAAAGATTCCTTGGTGCCTTGTGCCTCAGAAAAATCTGGTCAACTTCCCAGACGAGTTGCCAGGCGTAGTTCTCGTCGTTAGTGAGTTCTCTCAGGTCGCCGCCGATGTCAGGTCTGAGGTTTATCGTTCCGTCGCTCAGCCCGCCGGCACCGCCGACACCGCTCATTATGTGGCAGGGCTGACAGCCTATGCAGTGGCCAAGCTCGTACATCGGGCACTTTCTCTGGTCAACGTCCCCGCCCTCGTCGATAACTAAAATCTTAAAATCGCTCCTTTCCGCGAGTTCGTAGGCCGCGAAAAGCCCTGCCGGGCCGGCTCCAATAATCACAACGTCGTAGACCTTTCCGCTTCCGTTATCAGAAACCATATTTCCCTTGCCGAATTTTGTGGAAGGCCCTTTAAAAATCTTTTGGCAATTTTGTGGTTAAAGTAGTGGGTAAATTCCAGTATTTTTGAGGATTAAATGTTAAAAAATTCCCGAAAGCTTTAAACACTTCCGCGCATTAATGTCTTCCAGTGGAGCGTTATGGAGGACAAAAGTTCAGACAAAGCCAAGAACTCGAAGGCCAAAAAGATACACATAATCCACAGCAAGAGACGGCTCATTCAGATGAAGAGAAAGGAAGAGCTCAGCCACAACATCCGCTACATATCCAAGGTGCCCGTGAAGCTGGTGATGGACACGGAATTTTTGACCCTCCACCCCAACGACTCGCTTTCAAAGCTCATACAACACCTTCGGGGGGAAGAGAGCTCAGCCGTTGTCGTTGATGAGGAGGGAAGACTTCTCGGCTTTATAACGATGAAGGATCTCCTCCACTACTTCGAGCCCCCTAGGAGGTACTCGGTCGTTGGCCTCAACCTTCTGAAGAAGTACTCCCTAAACAGGACATCTAGAGTTGAGGATCTCATGGTCAGAACTCCGGTGACGATAGGGGTTGATGATGACCTCGGAAGGGCCATACAGGTCATGCTGGAGACCGGAAAGCATCATCTCCCCGTGATAGACAAAGAAAGAAAGGTCCACGGCCTCTTGGAGGTTAAAGACATAATTCGTCTCATACGCATAGTCTCAATGTAATCCTTTAGGCAACCTTAGTGGGGTCAGAATAAGTGCACAGGGATGATAATCATGGACGTGTTCCTAGAGCTCGCGCTGATACTGATAGTGGCAAAGCTGTTTGGGTACCTGACCGTTCGCCTCGGCTTTCCAGCGGCCCTCGGCCAGCTCATCGGTGGAATCCTCATAGGACCGTCAGTCCTCGGGCTGGTGGGCTACGACGAGGGAGTAAAGCTCCTGGCGGAGCTGGGAGTCGTCATGCTCCTGTTCTTGGCGGGCCTTGAAACCGACGTCGAGGAGTTCAAGCACGTCGGCGTTCCCGCGTTTATAATAGCCGCTCTCGGCGTCTTCGTGCCCTTTATCTTTGGTTACCTCGGTGCCATGGCATGGGGCTACTCAAACGTCCAGGCCATGTTCCTTGGCGGCATTCTCACAGCTACCAGCGTCGGTCTTACCACCAGCATACTCATGGAGATGAAGAAGCTCCGCACGAGGGTGGGGACGACGATTTTGGCGGCAGCGGTCGTCGACGACGTCCTCGGTATAATAGTGCTCACGATACTGGTAGGTATAAACACCCGCGGGAGCGTCTATGCGAAGGACCTGATGATCATATTCGGTGAGGTCGCGGTCTACTTTGCCCTGGGCCTTCTGGTTGGACATCCAGCCGTTAAAGAGGCCCTCAAAGCCTCGGAAAAAATAACCCTTCCCGAAACTCTAACGGCCGTGGCAATAGCGATAATGCTCATATTCGCCTATCTCGCGGAGCAGTTCCAGATAGCGGGCATAACCGGTGCATACCTTGCCGGAATCCTGGTTGCCAGTACGGAGGAAGCGAGGGAGATAAACAACAAGACAATGACAATAGGCTACTCCCTTTTCATCCCGATATTCCTCGTCAGCATCGGAATAGAGAGTGACGTCCGCGTCCTGGCCCACGCCGGAGTCTTTGCGCTCGTCTACTCGCTCCTGGGAATCCTTGGGAAGATATTCGGCTGTGGCCTGGGAGCATTCGTCTCCCGCTTCAAACCAAGAGAGGCCCTCCAGGTCGGTGTCGGCATGATACCCCGCATGGAGGTGGCTTTGATAATGGCCAACGTCGCCCTGAGAGAGGGCGCATTTGACAGGGGTACTTTCGCCATACCCGTGACCATGGTGGTGATAACGACAATAGTAACGCCCTTCCTGCTGAAGTGGGCGTTTTCAAAGGATTAGGGGCGATAGGATGGAGATAATCCTGCTCATTGCCCTGATGCTGGCGATGGCCAAAATAATGGGCTACGTCTTCGAACGCCTCGGCCAGCCGGTTGTCCTTGGACAGCTCATCGGCGGTTTCATAATGGGGATATTCTTTAATACGGAGCCCGTGATCCAGGAGTTCTCGAACCTGGGAGTTCTAATGCTCCTCTTTTTAGCCGGCCTTGAGAGCGAGCTGGAGGAGTTCAAGCGCGTCGGAAAGCCGAGCGTTATGGTGGCAGGGGTAGGTGTGCTGGTGGCTTTTGCCTTTGGCTTTCTGGCGGCGTATCCTTTTGTAGAGCCCCACGAAGCAGTCCTCTACGGGGCCATTATGACGCCCACAAGCGTCAGCATAACCGTAAAAGTGCTCATGGAGCTCAGGAAGCTCAACACGCGCGAGGGGACGACGATCCTGGCCGCGGCAGTGGTGGATGACGTGCTCGGCATACTGATACTCACGGTGGCTATATCCCTGTTAAGCGAGGGAAGCGTCCACTACTCCGTTCTAGCCGAAATAGTGGCGGAAGTCTCGGCCTTTCTCTTTGTCTTCCTCTATTTCGGCCCCAAATTCGCAGACAGGGCGTTCAGGATAATCTCCAGAATAGACCTTCCAGAGACCAGCACATCCTTCGCGATAATCTTCATGATAGTCTTTGCCGTCCTGGCCGAACACCTCAACCTCGCCTCGATCCTCGGCGCTTACTTAACGGGCCTCGCCCTCGGTCAGAGCTCCCGGAAGAGGGAGATAGTCGAGCACGTAAGCACTCTCGGCTACTCCCTGTTCATTCCCCTGTTCTTCGTCGAGGTCGGCATGAGGGTTGAGCTCGGCTACATTCTCCACGCCGGTTTCTTTGCGGTGGTCTACACCCTGATGGCTGTTGCGAGCAAGGTAATAGGCTGTGGAATGGGTGCAAAGATAGCGGGCTTTGACTGGTTCCCCTCCCTGAGAATTGGGGTGGGCATGATACCGAGGATGGGTGTAGAGCTCGCAATGCTCTCGGTTGCAATGGCGAGCGGCGTCGTTGGCGGCGACGCACTCACGGTGGCAATACTCGTGGTCTTCACGACGACTATAATAACGCCGCCGCTTTTGAAGTGGATGTACTCCAAATAGCTCCGCCAACCGAGTGCTCATCACACATCAGCCAGTGCCGGTCTCGTCATCGCCTTCGAAAGTTGGCATAGCTTTATAAAACCCTCACCGCAGTGTCGAGCATGAGCGAGGTTCTCTCGATACTGAGTTCCGCACTCTTCATGCTCATAATGATAGACCCGAGCGATAAGATACTCCTGGTGAGTTTGCTCAGGGAGGACTTCCACATAGAGGACATAAGGACTCTCATAGTGAGGGCAAACCTCATAGGCTTCCTTCTGCTCTTCCTGTTCGCGATCTCCGGCCAGATAATCCTCCAGGAGATATTTCACATCGACATAAACGCCCTCCGCGTTGCGGGAGGCTTCGTCCTGTTCAAGATAGGCCTTGAAGCCCTTGAGAGCGGCGGCATGATGACCCTCAAGAAGGAGAAGAACATTCTTGCCCTGGCGGCAGTTCCGGTGGCGACGCCCCTAATCGCCGGTCCGGCGGCGATAACAACCGCGATAACCCTCACCGCGGAGAAGGGCCTCTACCACGCCACAGCGGCAATATTGCTGGCCATAATATTCACTGCCCTCACGATGTTCATAACCCTCTACCTCATCAAGAACGTCAGCAAAACCACGCTCGGCGTCTTCATCAGAATAATCGGTATGTTCACGATGGCCATAGGAGCCCAAATGATGGTGCAGGGGGTCATAGGCATATACCTTCTCATGACCGCCGCCACCTGACTTCCCAGATTGACAACTCCAGCTGGGCTAACCTTTTAACCCCTTCCGCTTTTTCCCGAGAGGAGGGTTGAGAATGAAGAGGCTCGAGAAGGTTAAGGGAACGCGAGACCTTTTGCCTGAAGAGATGGCGAAGAGGAGATGGGTCTTCGAGAGAATCCGCGAGGTTTTCGAGCGGTATAACTTTCACGAGGTTCTCACGCCGACCTTTGAGTACACCGAGCTCTTCAAGCTGAGGAGCGGTGAAGAGGTCGTCGAGCAGCTCTACGCCTTCGACGACAAGGGCGGCAGAAACCTCTCTCTGAGACCGGACATGACCTCAAGCGTGGCAAGGCTCTTTGTAAACTCCTTCCAGAACGCCCCGAAGCCGATAAAGTGGTACTACATGGCCAACATGTTCCGCTACGAGGAACCCCAGAGCGGCAGGTACCGGGAATTCTGGCAGGCAGGGGTTGAGCTCATCGGGAGCGATAAGGTCGAGGCCGATGCGGAGGTCATAGCGCTCTTCGTTGAGAGCTACCTCGCGACAGGTTTAGAGGACTTCACTGTCAACATTGGCGACCGCGTTCTCCTCGACGAGTTCGCCAAGATGCTCGGGATTGAGGACGACATAGGCCTGATGAGGCTCATAGACAAGAAGGACAAGATGAGCAGGGAGGATTTTGTTGGAGCGCTTAAGGAGTTCGGTTTGAGCGAGGAGGGAGTTGAGAAGGTCCTCGCGCTGGTGGAGATAAAGGGCCTTCCAGATGAGGTTCTCCCCAAGGCTGAGGAGCTGTTCACGAGCGATGAAGCAAAAGCGGAGGTAGCCAGACTCTACGAACTCGTTGACCTTCTCGAAGCATACGGCGTCTCCAAGTGGATAAGGATAGACCTTGGAATTGCGCGTGGTTTTGACTACTACACGAGCATAGTCTTTGAGGCCATAGCACCGAACGACCTTGGAATCGGCTCTATCGGCGGTGGAGGGAGGTACGACAACCTCATAGAGGTCTTCGGTGGGAAGCCGACGCCAGCCACTGGCTTCGCCATAGGAATAGAGCGTCTCATCCCCATCCTCGAGTGGAAGGGTCTTATCCCTGAGCCAAAGCTCAGGCCGGACGTCTACGTTGTCCCCATCGGGAAGGACGCCGAAGTCAAGAGGGCCGCGGTTGAGGTAGTTACGGCCCTCAGGGAGGCCGGCGTGAAAGCGGACTACGAGCTCACCGGTAGAAAGCTCGGCAAGGCCCTTGACTACGCCGGGAGGCTCGGCGTGCCTTACGTCGTCCTCATCGGAAAGAGGGACCTCTCGGAGGGCAAGGTAACCGTAAGGGACATGGACAGCGGCGAGCAGAAGGCGGTTGAGAGGGAGAAGGTTGTAGAGGAAATCCTGGGGCTGCTGGGGTTTTAACTCAGCCCCTCTTTTCAAGCTTGAACTCTCTCGCTTTTCTCTTCATCCTCCACTCCTCGAACTTCCTGACGAAGGGACACTTGGAGCGCCATCGCAGATAAGCATTTCTTAGTATCTTCATAATGACCGCCATGTAAGCTTTGGGGGACTGTTAATAAAGGTTCTGGGTTCTCACCAGTGCTGGAGTGGAATAACCGATGGGTTGTTGGACACCGACGGTGGAGGGACGGTAAGAAAAAGAAGGCAGTGGGTTGCTTTAGCTGGCCCAGTGGCTCTCTCCGTAAATAAAAATCAGTGCCACGTCACAGTCCTGTGGGTGACTCTACCCGCCAGTGCGTCTTTCAGGGCAGTCTCCATTATCTCAACGCCCTTCTCGGCAAGCTCCTCAGTTATCACGAGCGGTGGCGTTATCCTGATAACGTTCCCAAACATGCCGTAGCTCGGGAGGATTAGGCCGAGCTCGAAGGCGCGCCAGCATATCTTTCCTGTCAGCTCCGGGTCCGGCTTTCCGTCGGGCTTCACTATCTCCGCCCCTATCATCAGTCCCTTCCCGCGGACGTCGCCTATGACCTCATACTCTTCTTGCATCTCCCGCAGGCGCTTCTGGATGAACTCTCCGACGCGAAGGGCGTTGCCGAGGAGGTCTTCCTCCTCGATTATCCTCAGCGTAGCGTAGGCCGCCGCCGAGATCACTGGGTTCGCCGCTGGAGTAAGCAGCGCCGAACCGCTAGTCATCTCCATAAGTTCGCCCCTTCCGATGACGCCACTCATCCCCATGCCGCTGGCGACGCCTTTTCCGAAGGCTACCAAATCAGGCCTAACCCCGAACCACTCACTCGCAAACCACCTGCCAGTTCTCCCGATTCCGGTCTGGACCTCGTCCATGGCGAGCAGAATCCCGTGCTCGTCGAGGAGCTTCTTTAGCTCGACGAAGAAGTTCTCCGGTGGCACAACTATTCCGGCATCGCCCTGTATCGGCTCGGCTATTAAAACGGCAGTTTCGTCAGGAGGCACCACATGAGCGAAGATGTAGCTCTCCATGTAGTCGAGGAAGTGGTTTATCAGCTCGTCGGGCTCTTCATACCCGTCTATTCCCCAGACGTTCCTGTAGGGGTTTGGATAGGGTACCCAGACGACGTTGGGAACGAGCGGAGAGAAGCCCCTCTTCTGGGAGCTCTGAAAGGCAGCTATCGAGGTCGCCCCATAGGTCTGACCGTGGTAGGCCCCTATGAACGCCACTATCCAGGGCTTTCTCGTGGCGAAGCGCGCTACCTTCATAGTCAAATCCAGCGCGTCGCTCCCGCTGAGGCCGAAGAGGATTTTTGGGCTATCTACAGGGGCCCTTTCGGCCAGTATCTCCGCCACCTCTATGGCTCTCTTGCTGTAGGTGTAGCCTATCATTGAGTGCTGGATTTTGGCAACCTGCTCCTGGACTTCTTTCACGAGCCTTGGGTGGGCGTAGCCAGTCGATGCCGCCGCGGCCCCGGCCAGGAAGTCTATGAAGACGTTCCCATCGACGTCCTCTATGAGGGCCCCGTAGCCCCTCTCGGGGACGACCGGAAAGAGCTTGACTCCAAGGCCCGAAGAAACGACGCGCTTTTCTCTTTCTATCATCTTCCGCGCCTTTGGTCCGGGAGGTTTTACAACGATTTTTGGGTACTCAGAAGTCATTTTCATCACCTCAAATTGGCAAGTGAGTAAAAGAGAAAAGAAAGCTCACGGGTTCGCCGCTACGAACTCGTCTGTCTTCTTCTTGACGTACCACGAGAGGACGAGCAGGCCTATGAGGTTCGGTATTGCCATCAATCCGTTCATCATGTCCGAGAAGTTCCAGACCGTTTCGAGCTTCGTCACAGCACCTATGTAGATGAAGACGACGAAGAGCAGGTTGTAGATCATGTGAAGCTTCGGGTAGAGCCTGGCGAACTTCTCGGGGTCCTGCTCAAGCCACTTGGCGAGGTACATGACGTTCTGCCTGCCGTAGAACGACCAGGCCAGTATCGTCGAGTATGCGAAGAGAATTATACCTATTGCGACCATTATCTCTCCGGCGTGGCCGAAGGCCGCTGCAAAAGCAGCCTGGGTCAGCGGAGCTCCGTTGAGATCAGGGTTCGTGTATACTCCGGTAACAACTATCGAGACTCCTGTGAGGGTACAGATTATCAGGGTATCGATGAACGGACCGAGCATCGCGACGTGAGCCTGCCTTGATGGGTGGTCTGTCTTAGCGGACGCGTGGGCTATTGTAGCAGTACCGAGACCGGCCTCGTTGGAGAACAGACCCCTCTTGACACCCCAGAGGACGACCTGGCCGATGGCTCCCCCTGCGACTGCCTGCCCCGTGAATGCGTCCTTGACAATGAGGGCGAAGGCCGAAGGCAACTTCCCCGCGAACTTTATCCAGACCCCAATGGCGAAGAGGAAGTAGACTATTGCCATAAAGGGCACGAGCATCTCCGCAACCTCGCCGATCCTCTTGATACCGCCGATTACGACTATGAATGTCAGCACCGCCAGTACCAGACCGGTGACCCACATCGGAACGTTGAAGGCTGTCCTTATTGCATCCGCGACGGAGTTGGACTGGGTCATGTTTCCTATTCCAAAGGCCGCTATCGAGGCGAAGAGGGCGAAGAGTATTGCTAGAACCTTTCCGAGCGTCGGGTAGGCGTCGTCCTTCAGGAGGAACAGTCCCAGGATGGCGAAGAGTATCGCGACTATTATCGCCCCTATCTGGGTTGCACCGCTAATTTGGGTTGCATCATAGCCAATGAACACCGCGAAGAGCAGGGTGAAGATGGCCGCGAGGTACTTTCCCGTCTTGGGGATGTTCTCCATCGCAAAGCCCTTCTCAAGGAAGTTGAAGGTTCCGCCGATCTGGGTTCCGTCTGGGAGCTTGTCCCTGAAGGCGACACCTAGCAGTCCCTCGGAGTACCTCGTGGCCATACCGACCAGCGCGGTTATCCACATCCAGAACAGCGCACCGGGGCCACCGAAGTGGATAGCCGTCGCGACACCGGCGATGTTTCCAATACCTACCGTTCCTGAGATAGTTGCCATCAATGCCTGAAACGGAGTGATGTCTCCCTCTCCGGTCTTCTTCCTGCCCTCGAAGAGGGTAAAGCGGATAGCCCAGCCTAGGCGCCTGAACTGTATTGCCTTTAGAATCGCCGTTAGGAGCAGGCCGGTGCCCAGCAGCAGCACTATCATGGGGATGCCCCAAACTTCCCCATCGAGCCAGTTTATGAAGTCCACAATGGCGCTCATTCTCAACACCCCTCAGTTTAACAGAGGACGTTGATAGACGTTAATGTTCTTCTACCACGTACACTGTCTATTAGACACGTTAACGGTACATCTATGTCCTTTTATCCTTTTAAAGTTTAGTTTGCTATTAACAAAAGAGAATTCTTTCATGTTTAGAAAAGTTTCACAGATGCAAAGGCTTATGAGGCTTTGACCACAAAACCCTGAGGGATGATGAGTCTGGAGCCCCCTGAGCGGTGAGGAGGTTTCGCGGGGCTGACCGAGATGATAAAGGATCGCATCTGTCGGGAATACCTTGAGGAGATTGAAAGGCTCGAACGCTCAGTAGTGGAGCTCGAGGAACAGATAAACGAGCTGAAAATGCAGCTCCGGCTCAAGGTGGACGAGGCCAACAGTCTCGCCGTCGAGAACGCCAGCTTAAGGCACAAGCTCGAGCTGATGGAGAAGCGCGAGAGGGCGCTCATCAATCTCCTCCGGTCCCTCAAGGTTCCCCTCGTTCTCATCGATGAGGAGCGCTTTGAGGACGTTGAGGTCGACCTCGGCCCGGACTCGAAGGAATGAGAAAACCTTAATAGACCTACCCCGTTTTCTACTTCAACTTAAGAGGTGAGGATTATGAGCATGGACATGACAACCAGGATGTTTAAGGAAGAGGGATGGATAAGAAAGCAGTGTCCCAAGTGCGGGAAATTCTTCTGGACGCTCGACCCCGATAGAGAGACCTGCGGCGACCCCCCGTGTGACGAGTACTCATTCATTGGAAAGCCCGGAATTCCAAAGAAGTACACGCTCGACGAGATGCGCGAGAAGTTCCTGAGCTTCTTCGAGAGGAAGGGCCACGGTCGCGTTAAGCGCTACCCAGTTCTTCCGAGATGGCGTGACGACGTTCTCCTCGTTGGGGCCAGCATAATGGACTTCCAGCCGTGGGTCATAAGCGGCGAGGCAGACCCCCCAGCGAACCCGCTCACGATAAGCCAGCCCTCAATAAGGTTCACCGACATAGACAACGTCGGAATAACAGGCAGGCACTTCACGATATTCGAGATGATGGCCCACCACGCCTTCAACTACCCGGGCAAGCCGATTTACTGGATGGACGAGACCGTTGAGCTTGCCTTCGAGTTCTTCACCAAGGAACTCGGAATGAAGCCCGAGGACATAACCTTCAAGGAGAACCCGTGGGCTGGCGGAGGAAACGCTGGCCCGGCATTTGAGGTGCTTTATCGCGGTCTGGAAGTGGCTACGCTCGTTTTCATGCAGTACAAGAAGGCCCCTGAAAACGCCGACCCGAGCCAGGTAGTTGAAATAAAGGGCGACTACTACGTCCCGATGGAGACGCGCGTCGTTGACACAGGCTACGGCCTTGAGAGGCTCGTGTGGATGAGCCACGGCACTCCAACGGCCTACGACGCGGTCCTTGGCTACGTTATCGAACCGCTTAAGAAGATGGCAGGTGTTGAGAAGATAGACGAAAGGATTCTGATGGAGAACTCCAGATTAGCTGGAATGTTCGACATAGAAGACATGGGCGACCTTCGCTATCTGAGGGAGCAGGTGGCAAAGCGCGTCGGCATAAGTGTCGAAGAACTTGAGAAAGCGGTAAGGCCCTACGAGCTCATCTATGCCGTAGCTGACCACACCAAGGCCTTAACATTCATGCTCGCCGATGGAGTGATTCCGTCTAACGTCAAGGCCGGCT
The sequence above is drawn from the Thermococcus pacificus genome and encodes:
- a CDS encoding acetyl ornithine aminotransferase family protein produces the protein MTSEYPKIVVKPPGPKARKMIEREKRVVSSGLGVKLFPVVPERGYGALIEDVDGNVFIDFLAGAAAASTGYAHPRLVKEVQEQVAKIQHSMIGYTYSKRAIEVAEILAERAPVDSPKILFGLSGSDALDLTMKVARFATRKPWIVAFIGAYHGQTYGATSIAAFQSSQKRGFSPLVPNVVWVPYPNPYRNVWGIDGYEEPDELINHFLDYMESYIFAHVVPPDETAVLIAEPIQGDAGIVVPPENFFVELKKLLDEHGILLAMDEVQTGIGRTGRWFASEWFGVRPDLVAFGKGVASGMGMSGVIGRGELMEMTSGSALLTPAANPVISAAAYATLRIIEEEDLLGNALRVGEFIQKRLREMQEEYEVIGDVRGKGLMIGAEIVKPDGKPDPELTGKICWRAFELGLILPSYGMFGNVIRITPPLVITEELAEKGVEIMETALKDALAGRVTHRTVTWH
- a CDS encoding alanine/glycine:cation symporter family protein; the protein is MSAIVDFINWLDGEVWGIPMIVLLLGTGLLLTAILKAIQFRRLGWAIRFTLFEGRKKTGEGDITPFQALMATISGTVGIGNIAGVATAIHFGGPGALFWMWITALVGMATRYSEGLLGVAFRDKLPDGTQIGGTFNFLEKGFAMENIPKTGKYLAAIFTLLFAVFIGYDATQISGATQIGAIIVAILFAILGLFLLKDDAYPTLGKVLAILFALFASIAAFGIGNMTQSNSVADAIRTAFNVPMWVTGLVLAVLTFIVVIGGIKRIGEVAEMLVPFMAIVYFLFAIGVWIKFAGKLPSAFALIVKDAFTGQAVAGGAIGQVVLWGVKRGLFSNEAGLGTATIAHASAKTDHPSRQAHVAMLGPFIDTLIICTLTGVSIVVTGVYTNPDLNGAPLTQAAFAAAFGHAGEIMVAIGIILFAYSTILAWSFYGRQNVMYLAKWLEQDPEKFARLYPKLHMIYNLLFVVFIYIGAVTKLETVWNFSDMMNGLMAIPNLIGLLVLSWYVKKKTDEFVAANP
- the hisS gene encoding histidine--tRNA ligase, which codes for MKRLEKVKGTRDLLPEEMAKRRWVFERIREVFERYNFHEVLTPTFEYTELFKLRSGEEVVEQLYAFDDKGGRNLSLRPDMTSSVARLFVNSFQNAPKPIKWYYMANMFRYEEPQSGRYREFWQAGVELIGSDKVEADAEVIALFVESYLATGLEDFTVNIGDRVLLDEFAKMLGIEDDIGLMRLIDKKDKMSREDFVGALKEFGLSEEGVEKVLALVEIKGLPDEVLPKAEELFTSDEAKAEVARLYELVDLLEAYGVSKWIRIDLGIARGFDYYTSIVFEAIAPNDLGIGSIGGGGRYDNLIEVFGGKPTPATGFAIGIERLIPILEWKGLIPEPKLRPDVYVVPIGKDAEVKRAAVEVVTALREAGVKADYELTGRKLGKALDYAGRLGVPYVVLIGKRDLSEGKVTVRDMDSGEQKAVEREKVVEEILGLLGF